The sequence TAGACTTGGAAGATAAAGTTATTTTTCTTTAAGCTCGAAATACTTATTGGGTTTTATTTCAACATAACACTGTGGAACTTTAGATCGCATTTTATGATATAGTTGAGGCAGTGAAAACAGGTTAAATTTAACCCCACTTAAACATATCTGTCTCTGTACTCATTACCATCATAAGACTATGAGAAGAGGCCTCAGTTCTGTAAAGTTGAAATACATCCTCGTCATTACACTTCCACAATGATATAAAACATCACATGGGATGAAAACCTTCAACTTCATGTTTGGTACAAGGGATTAGTTTAAGTTATAACAAATCACATGGGATGAAAACCTTCAACTTCATGTTTGGTACAAGGGATTAGTTTAAGTTATAACAAAGCAAGACCAACAGATATGGAATAGACCTAAGAAACACCAAACAATATCTCAGGTTACAAGCTTGGGGAAAGTTTGTGAGCGGGATGCTGACGAAGCGCAGTGCTGCAGGGTCTGATGAATGGCATAAAAAAGTTGTGTTTTACCGTGCACGGTATATACGGTGGCCAGcagtgttgaaaagaaaatgACGCTGAAGTATGTGGCATACAGTTAGAGAGCACTGTCACTATTTATTATAATTATCTAGGATTGTTGGCCTATAAGTCTGTCTTTATTCCTTTTGCTTATTCTTAAAGAAGGCGAAAGCACTAAAATCTGACATGCTAGCTTTAGTTTAGCATTAGTTTCATACACCTGTCTTGAAGAACTGTGTGACTTTTGGGATGATAACTCATATCACTGTTGGTTTCTTATTTCAGGGATACTGCTGGCCAGGAGAGATTCAGAAGTCTCATTCCCAGTTACATCAGGGATTCCTCTGTTGCCGTCATTGTTTATGATGTTGCAAGTAAGGACTTCTTCTATTTTCTTCTCATAAGTTTTGCTTTAAACAAGACTTCTGTTCACATCTAGTTTTTGCCGATTGACGAAAGAGCAACAGTTAGCATGGTTTCATTTTCCCAAGACTGCAGTTTGGGAATTGTGAAATGAATTGGTGCTAAAACTTCATGAAATGAGGGTTTGTCTTTCCTAATTTCTTTCTTTTCTCAATTAGGCCGGCAGTCTTTCCTAAACACTTCAAAGTGGATTGAGGAGGTTCGAACTGAGCGTGGTAGTGATGTTATTATTGTCCTTGTTGGAAACAAGACAGATCTTGTGGACAAAAGGTAACGCCGAGCTTCCTGCTTTGTTTATTCGTTAAGTTGATTGCCCATGGCTTCAGGAGAATTTGGTTAAGAGAACTCACTATAGCTAGAACGTGTTCAAACAATCAATAGTGATCCTTATATTCATTGAACTTGGTTATATTTTCCTTGACGTATAAAAACGCCACTGGATTGCTCACCCAATCTAAGGGACGACTCTGGTCATGTCTGATATCTTACACGGATGGTAATACAGGCAAGTCTCAATAGAGGAAGGAGAGGCTAAAGCTCGTGAGCTCAATGTTATGTTTATCGAAACCAGTGCTAAAGCTGGCTTCAACATAAAGGTAGACCCTAAGCTTCAAACTTGTTCTTCTTTCAAACTAGTCACAAATATCCTGATACCAGAAAGGAAAATTGCGATAGATTACCCTAAAACAGGATACGTAATTCATGTGGTGCACAATGAAAGGGGTATACTAGTATTTTGACTAACTAACGTGTTACATGGGTGAGAAGAAGTCCACAATAACTTAAATCCATGTTGCACCACTGTGTTGGACAGCTTAAATCCACAGTTTTTTTGTCTGCGAATCTTAGTTTTGAATTCTTTGTACCGCAGGCTCTTTTTAGGAAGATTGCAGCTGCATTGCCAGGAATGGAAACTCTTTCTTCAACAAAAAACGAAGACATGGTTGATGTGAACTTGAAGTCAACTAATGCAAGCAATAACCAGTCACAACCCCAGGGTGGAGGATGTGCTTGTTAATCAACTCACAAGTCTTACTTGCAATACTCGTAATGGCCCTTCTTTCTCTTTTCGTTGCTTTATCGACTTTTGATCTACTTCCCCGTACCATCTGTAAAGGTTTGAACTTTTTTTTTAGGGTCTTTCTTTTCCTAGTCCTTTTGGTATAGTTAGCCATCTGTAGCTAACTCCCTTTTGCTatatattcaaaagaaaaaaaagacattagGGGGAACCCAACCGAGGTAGTTGGTGGACAACGTGGTCCTTCGAGTCTGTTTGTATTAAGATTTTTTAAGAACAAATTAATAGAGTTTTTAGTAAGTCAATTTTACATTTGATTTTGGGAATCTTAAACCAATTTATAGAGATATTCATTTAATTTCTCTCTACATTTCTTGAGTAATGAGAAAACCAAATTGATCTTCTTTGAAGAACACTAACCCCACGTCTCAATGTAGTATGCATTACTGGCACGGCACATTATTCTATAACTGCAAGATGGGGATACTATGTGCAAACATAAAAAGATCAGAGGGATTAGGTTTCAAGAACTTCATATTGTTCAACGGAGCTATTCTCACTAAAATTGCTTGAAGAACCATTATATAATCTATCCCTCTGGGTTTAAAGCTTTTTGAGTAAAGATATGATATATCCCTACGGGTTTAAAGCTTTGAGATCAAAGAACTTGCTTAACAACGCTCTTAATTACAACATTAAAACACAAGGCTCGGTTAGAATAGGAAAATAATCATCCCTACAAAATTAAAACCGTGCTTTGATTATTCTGACCAGGTAATGTTGACACTTATTATAGATGTATATGTATACCCATAATAATCCTACTAGAGCCGGTTTGAGCAGAAAACATAACAGTAAGGCCTATtcttatgcacatgccaaaaaaaaacCCTGTTTGACATACCAGGTGGTATGGCAAACGAGTTACGGCACTATGGGAAAACCATTGAGCGACAGAGTTTCTATCGATCGTTATTATTGACAGCGCTGGCGATATTATGAATATCGCTGGCGCCACAAACCCATCGCTCGATATAAATAATATCGTTGgcgatattatgattatcgattAGTAGTTATTTTGCAACAACTATTTCCCCTTGCTGGTTTCTATATATATACGTCATTGCTGGTTTCtaaaaaacataacaaaaaaattccgaaaacagtggtagaaaggtggtggatgacgacgcacacattccattttatggatttcgaaattggtaagttttttttaacttaacttaaattaaaatttttaaataataattaaataatcaaaagaattaatcatagttgatattatacttgtaataggaattactccccttgatttgtatttcattgtTGGGATTCCAAGTGGAATGGAAGACCCGCCACCATTCAACCAAGACGAATGGATGTCAAATAGTAAATGGGAGACGCTTTGTCCCTCTTTTGGGTGGAATCAGATATGCGTCGAGATTATAAAGATTTGAGAGGAGGTGGGATTAGATGTGCGGCCTTGAAGATTTCCCTAACCAAACCCAAAAACCCAGAACATGTAGATGACTGTCGTGAACTCGAAAGGATATTTATCTTATAGGTACTGGTCAGgcattctttccaaactcaacttttGTTGCTCATGTTGGTTGGCTTGAAGTGTtagaagtgttagagcatagctcggtcgacctcgcttgcgttgctatatcaagcatgtttgtcaatgttagtgatcaaaactatgagtcttgatttctagtctacatagctaagtctcggactaggatagaaaagtgtagttgagctcaaggacttcatggcgattcatcatacaacgacgaagatctactaaaggaaccgtggaacttcatcaacaaaaaggtatgtggagacttgaacttatctatcactcaaaagtctatctattctatctcctacttcttatgagacaaaaagtcgtatgctacatagactggatcatacacatttgacatttcgagctgagtattcactacttatctttttctcgaaatcgtatgttggtaaagtgtttcgctttgatcaagtttatcttcacctagtgacgaaagtcatgaaaagtttcaaatactttgagaattgctctgacgtgaaacggtctgtgaataacggctatataacgtcctcggagaatgtctcaatgattggaatgagagtttagattacataaccatgtattccttaatccgaagttttcgaactttgttgattgagagaaaccggaggatttggctttgccaagtccgcgaacccagtccgcgaactgaaggaagttctcttgccgagaatttctgctgggattttccaaaaactcgtttgcgcgtttagtccgcgaactcagcccgcgaacctagtccgcgaactggcggaagtctctttgccgagattttctgctgagtttggaaaactctgccggttgccttaagtccgcgaacttgtttgtgagcttaagtggttatgatctaaagatgtgctctgaacatgaaacttaaactactaaggaatgctttatgcaaaccgtggctataaagttcatgagccgattcatcgaatcgaatcatctttgtttcaattgtgtcttgtgtagttacataagatctcataacaattgaacaactctctaactagttcatttgagtcaattgaactagttatggtgaagaagaactaggttaatatgaaatgctcatatggttaaccttttgggttactatgttgaaccaacatacacgtacacatttgggcacagttttcacaaacccagtaaacgtctacccaagtgtgtgtgacaagctaagttttcgatctaacggttgggaaatattagcttgaatctaaatcagtttttcatctaacggtgaatatggattgctttgtaactaaggaaaaaccctgatttgaaggctatataaaggagacatctagcattgggcaaaactaatccccacacgtttgtgtgatactagtgcgctcgctagagtcgattctcctttaacctttggttttcttctctaaaaccaggttaacgacttaaagactttattgggattgtgaagccagactgatactacttttatcgtagttgtgtgatctgatcttgcatcttctatcgtacgagtgcaatctttgattggcttgaaatcgtgagagttctctgataggaaagataaagaagtcacaaacatcttcgtctcactgtttgtgattcctcgacaaaccgcttgtgtagtcaagaaggattgttgagaggtgattgattaatctaggctgttcttcgggaatataagaccggattatcaattggttcctgttcaccttgattttatatcttaagacggaacaaaaactagggtttttctatgggagatagatttatcctttgatagacttttatgtgtgagacagatttgttta comes from Papaver somniferum cultivar HN1 chromosome 7, ASM357369v1, whole genome shotgun sequence and encodes:
- the LOC113297338 gene encoding ras-related protein RABH1b; its protein translation is MAPVSALAKYKLVFLGDQSVGKTSIITRFMYDKFDNTYQATIGIDFLSKTMYLEDRTVRLQLWDTAGQERFRSLIPSYIRDSSVAVIVYDVASRQSFLNTSKWIEEVRTERGSDVIIVLVGNKTDLVDKRQVSIEEGEAKARELNVMFIETSAKAGFNIKALFRKIAAALPGMETLSSTKNEDMVDVNLKSTNASNNQSQPQGGGCAC